Part of the Candoia aspera isolate rCanAsp1 chromosome 1, rCanAsp1.hap2, whole genome shotgun sequence genome, TGATTTCTTATCAGGCTAGAAAAAAACTAATGATGCCATAAAAGTGGATAGATCAAAAGTTCTACTCCCAACAGATCGACAGTTAGAATCCAGAAAAAATAATGATGGATTAACACATATATGTGTTTCTGTGGTTCATGGAGCAGAATTCAGAACAGGGATCTGAAAACTGCACAAGATCACTGTATCTGTGTGTATCTGCAGTAGCACAGGCCAACTCTGCAGCTCAAGAGGCTAAATTTAGAATAGCACACAACTTAAACTTTTGAGATCAAATTGCAATTCCTATCGTTTCTCAAGGGACATTTTTCTTAGtgcaaatggctttttaaaacgATTCATTctgcagtgttttgttttgttttgttatcatTAGCCTTCATCACAACTGCTgctatttgtttgcttttctaaTTCCCATCTTTTATTAGGCTGTTCGTGTCTGTATAGAACTAGTTTGTCTAAAGTACTTCTCCTCATTCCCCATGTCTGGAATGGTTAGAGAAGCCACATGGAACTGGCCTGATTTTAGCACCAGTTAAGCTAGCTCATCTTCCTCATATTCTGGACCAGAGCTATCTATGGCAGTGCTGATCCTAGACGGAGGATCTGGAGAAGGAAAATGGTAGGACACCACCAGATTTCAAACCATGTGTAAACATGGTtgcatatttatataatttatatcctgcattttcaGCATGGTTAAAAAAACTGGGAAAAGTCAGTCAATCAGATTCAGGCCACATTTTATACTTTCTAGTCTCTCTCCCTCTTGGCCCATCCAGAAGCCAACAAAAAGTGTGCTTTCCATTTTATGGTGACAATACAAATATCCCCTGCACCAGGGAGCACCACTATGAAGAAACTTATTATGAGATAATAATCCTTCTTGGGAAATGGAATTGTTTCATGACGACTTGTGTCATGGTGAACTactattgcattttaattttctttttagtaTCAAAGCTTTCCCACAGCATTCAAAAAAAAGAGATTAGGCATAGAAGAGAAGGGGTGAAGAGAATCTGATTTTAATCTAGGGGCAGCTGGAATTGTTCAGTCTGGCAATATCACATTCTGCAGGTCTAAGATTTCTCTCAAGAGGAATACTACTTTAGAATCCAAATGTCTGTGCTGAGACTCTACCTTGGTTGATTGTGATTTGAGTGACAGTgcacaattgttgttgtttttcctgggATAGTTACAAagttcttgggttttttttttgcagactCTGAACCTTGCACTCCAGATACTCCCTCTGCCACTGCTTCACCATCATCTTCTGAAGATCCTGCAACACTCACagctcctccttcaccatctccTCCCTATGGTTGTGAAGTCTCCATATTTCCATCACCACAGCCCACCTCCACTATGGCCCTGAATCTTGAAACATCACAGGTATCAGTTTCTGGCTCACTGAACCCATCTTCTACTTCCATTTCGTCCCTACATTCTGGTCTTCCTTCCACTGTGACACCAACTGCCTCTGCTTCAGCTACACAACCTCACATTTACTCACCTGCAAATATTGCTGGTTCACCTAGCCATGGTCCACACCTTATTGACTGGCTTCCATATCTTGCTTCAGTGATGACCACCacaaagagagggaaggaagaagaacaaaCATCCCTTGGAACTGGCCCACCTGAGCACACAAAGAGGTATGGAAGCACTTATTTACCAGTACTCAGTGAAGGGGAAAATGTTCGTGCTGGCTTCATCAAGCAGCAGCCTCCAGAGTCAGTTTGTTCACCACCCCCATTTCAGGACATTCCTCCCCATTCTGAACAGGTGCCTGCCACCCTAGGAGACATCCTGGCAGAGTTGAAGACAATGAACCACCACCTTTCCATCATAGCAAGGGCTCTTAGCCACCTTGCCTCATCTTGTACAGCTCAACAGGATTCCACAAATGCTCAAGGCTTGTAAAAGAGGAGATCTCTCTTCTACATCTTTTACCTAGAAAAACAGATACATTGGTATGAGAAAGTTTGAATGAAGTGCAGTTACAGACTGTGGCAGGTCTGATTACTGCAGTTTCTGGGAATTTGCCTGACCCTTGATACAGGAAAGATGGGGCAGGTTCTCAGGCTTCTTGTTCTTACTTCTCCTGGAATGCAGATCTCAAAACCATGTCAGCATCAATAAAGTCATTGGTCCACATaatagctgtttttctttttatatctgtCTCTTACAATATTTGAGGTAAGAGACTACGTACACTCATATACACACCCCCATTCAGTATGAATGATATGCCCAAACTGTGAGCAGTTTCTAGTATTGGAGCAGGTCGTAGGAAGATAATCTATTTGAGTCTTTACAGCTCTTATGTCTTGAGGTTGAGAACAAGACACATGGAGAAGGGAAGGCCACTTGTTTGGTTGGGACTGGCTGCATGGCTACAGGAGGTGATTAATGCTCCTTAAATGAacattaaaacatacaatatTTAATGAAAAAGTGCTTATCTTTGTAATTATAggccagtttccaatcttccatTTCTGGGTAAGTTGATCAAGAAAGTGTGGCCTTGCAGTTCTGGAAACATCAGGATGAAACTCATTATCTGGATCCATTACATCTGGGGTTTCATCTGCGATATGGCACCTGGTGGATGACCTATGCTAGAAAGTAGATGAAGGGAGTGCAACTGTGATAGTTAGAATGACAGAGTTAAAAGGAAGCTCAGAGATCATCTCATCCAACACACAGTTCAACTAATCATCAAGTTAGTATGCTGATGACTCTCAGCTCTCTTTTCTTTGATTCCAAAAAAGTAATCAGCTCTCTTTTCTTTGATTCCAAAAAAGCAGTCATTAATCTCAATAATGGACTAGATGACAGAACAACCTGAAATTAGCAGGAAGCTTCTCCTGCATGGCTTCCAAACTATAGAATGTAGTCCCAACGGAGATGCATTTGGCTCCCACTCTCCCATTATTTAGGGAAATAGCAAGAACCCACCGCTTTCCCAAAGCCATTGAtttttgcttgaaaaaaaatagGTTTTGCCTTGGTTTTaatagtattgtttttattcttatgtTTTATAATgtctgtgagagccagtttggtctagcggttaaggcaatgggctagaaaccaggagacagagagttctagtcccgccttaggcctgaaagccagctgggtgactttgggccagtccctctctctcagcccagcccacctcacagtgttgttgttgtgggaaaattaggaggaggaaggagtattaggtaagttcgccaccttgagttatttataaaaataataaaggtgggattagaaaataaataaataaattttacattGCTATAAGCCACCATGAATGTTGTATAAacagaaaggtgggatacaaCAGCTAAGAAAGGATAAAGTATTTCTAGGAGGATAAACTGTTGAGTTGGCCGGCCCTGTAAATCCTCTAGGTCAACAAAGGAATGTGGGAAGCAGGTCTTCAGCGCCATGAAAATAGAAGCTGACCTGGCAAGGTACACTCCATGCATATGTGGCATTCAGGCTTTATCTTGAATTTGCATGGTGTCACAGCTTCTTCCCAACTGCTTCAAACAACCTTTAGGACTAAATCAGAAATTCAGGAATAGAAACTCTAAAAAGCTTCTGGTTAATATTTTCTCAATGCAGTAACTGATCTGCTAATATGGTTAATTAAGCTATTAAGGCCACCCGGCCCTTCCTGGTCTTGCAGAACCCCCTTCAATCCCTCTTGCAACCTAGAAACCAAAACAGGCTGAGAGTCAAGCTACAAAATGATAGGTATGTGGTGCTGAGGATAACTTATCTTTAAAGCAACCCAGTAAAATATATTTGGGAGCCTGAAGTAATGGAGTAAGATGTAATGGTCACTATTATGTAAAGTTGGCTGAAGGT contains:
- the RUNX2 gene encoding runt-related transcription factor 2 isoform X4, with the protein product MRIPVDPSTSRRFSPPSSSLQPGKMSEVSPVVAAAQQQQQQQQQQQQQQHQEAAAVAAAAAAVPRLRPHDNRTMVEIIADHPAELVRTDSPNFLCSVLPSHWRCNKTLPVAFKVVALGEVPDGTVVTVMAGNDENYSAELRNASAVMKNQVARFNDLRFVGRSGRGKSFTLTITVLTNPPQVATYHRAIKVTVDGPREPRNSEPCTPDTPSATASPSSSEDPATLTAPPSPSPPYGCEVSIFPSPQPTSTMALNLETSQVSVSGSLNPSSTSISSLHSGLPSTVTPTASASATQPHIYSPANIAGSPSHGPHLIDWLPYLASVMTTTKRGKEEEQTSLGTGPPEHTKRYGSTYLPVLSEGENVRAGFIKQQPPESVCSPPPFQDIPPHSEQVPATLGDILAELKTMNHHLSIIARALSHLASSCTAQQDSTNAQGL